Proteins encoded by one window of Halictus rubicundus isolate RS-2024b chromosome 18, iyHalRubi1_principal, whole genome shotgun sequence:
- the Coq5 gene encoding ubiquinone biosynthesis protein COQ3, mitochondrial produces MIDKGRFFQSLFKNRSIIFSFEKYFSEAADTSNSNERTTHFGFKTVKESEKAKEVYTVFEKVANSYDQMNDAMSLGIHRVWKDIFIQRLGPTHGSKLLDSAGGTGDITFRYLQYLKNTANYQGLNSSVTVCDINENMLEVGKIRAKKQGWLGQDNVAIDWKQCNAEELPFSNDSYTAYTIAFGIRNVTHIDKVLSEAYRVLTPGGRFMCLEFSHVDNDALRWFYDQYSFQVIPVLGTLIAGDWKAYQYLVESIRKFPKQECFKEMIEEAGFRNVTYENLTCGIVSIHSGFKL; encoded by the exons atgaTCGACAAAGGAAGATTTTTTCAAAGTTTGTTTAAAAACAGGAGTATAATATTTTCCTTTGAAAAGTATTTTTCGGAAGCTGCTGATACAAGCAATAGCAATGAAAGGACTACACATTTTGGATTTAAAACTGTGAAAGAAAGCGAGAAAGCGAAAGAAG TGTACACAGTATTTGAAAAGGTAGCAAATTCCTATGATCAGATGAATGATGCTATGAGTCTAGGAATTCATCGTGTTTGGAAAGACATATTCATTCAGAGACTTGGACCGACTCATGGGAGTAAATTATTAGATTCAGCTGGAGGCACAGGAGACATAACTTTCAGATATTTACAGTACTTGAAAAATACAGCTAACTACCAAGGTTTAAACAGTTCCGTAACTGTCTGTGATATAAATGAGAATATGTTAGAAGTAGGAAAAATTAGAGCCAAAAAGCAAGGTTGGCTAGGCCAAGATAATGTTGCAATTGATTGGAAGCAATGCAATGCAGAGGAACTTCCTTTTTCTAATGATTCCTACACTGCTTATACAATTGCTTTTGGGATAAGGAATGTTACACATATTGATAAG GTGCTTTCTGAGGCATACCGAGTGCTTACACCAGGTGGTCGTTTTATGTGTTTAGAGTTTAGTCATGTAGACAATGATGCCTTAAGGTG GTTTTATGACCAATATTCGTTTCAAGTGATACCAGTCTTGGGTACTCTTATAGCAGGGGATTGGAAGGCTTATCAATACCTTGTTGAAAGCATCAGAAAGTTCCCAAAACAAGAATGTTTTAAG GAAATGATAGAAGAAGCAGGATTTCGAAATGTTACTTACGAAAATTTAACCTGCGGAATTGTGTCTATTCATTCAGGATTTAAATTATAA
- the Eif3j gene encoding eukaryotic translation initiation factor 3 subunit J: MDDEWDVENAEAKFNIDIRSNKWEGEDEEEDVKDSWEDVEEEKKDVEKPAEVPKAKPKPKKALAERIEEREKKAREEAERKVKEKEEALTPEEKRAEQLKRQRLQEEADLRLAMETFGVANNENVLSLDNTVPDTKEEFEQYGSVLAEKINQFAKNAEFPPFAEELVKTVALNLSSIHLKKVKTMIDNLLIEKQKVEKGDKAKKNKGKGKAKLKIEGENALLSEYGDYVYDDYDDFM; encoded by the exons ATGGATGACGAATGGG ATGTCGAAAACGCTGAGGCGAAATTCAACATCGATATCAGATCCAACAAGTGGGAGggcgaagacgaagaggaagacGTTAAG GATAGTTGGGAAGATGTtgaagaagagaagaaagatGTAGAAAAACCGGCAGAAGTGCCTAAGGCCAAGCCAAAGCCAAAAAAAGCTTTGGCAGAAAGGATTGAAGAACGTGAG AAGAAGGCAAGAGAAGAAGCAGAAAGGAAagtgaaagaaaaagaagaagcgtTAACACCAGAGGAGAAGAGAGCAGAACAATTGAAACGTCAGAGGCTGCAAGAGGAAGCAGATCTACGACTTGCCATGGAGACATTTG GTGTAGCAAACAATGAAAATGTGTTGAGCCTGGACAATACAGTGCCTGACACAAAAGAAGAGTTTGAGCAGTATGGCAGTGTACTTGCAGAAAAAATTAACCAGTTTGCCAAGAATGCCGAATTCCCTCCATTTGCAGAAGAACTTGTTAAAACAGTCGCTCTTAATT TATCCTCAATACACTTGAAGAAAGTGAAAACAATGATTGATAATCTTTTGATCGAAAAACAGAAAGTCGAGAAAGGAGACAAGGCGAAAAAGAACAAGGGCAAAGGAAAGGCGAAACTGAAAATCGAGGGTGAAAATGCTCTGTTGAGCGAATACGGCGACTATGTTTACGATGATTACGACGATTTCATGTAG
- the LOC143362981 gene encoding transmembrane ascorbate-dependent reductase CYB561 isoform X2 — MKDMEQIGEQPVSLEGFKPLTIVMEVIGAILIIFVAVWCNNYRGGFAWRSNPELEFNWHPLLMVIGFVFLYANGMLIYRTQRNARKRRLKLIHGSIMLFIIVLVIIALVAVFDSHNLSKEPIPNMYSLHSWVGLTSVILFCCQWLAGFSSFFYPGLQVPLRASYMPIHVYFGIAGFVGVIASCLLGLNEKAIFTLKGEYSKLVSEAIVINVIGLLIILFGGVAVYLVSQERYKRFPKPEDEALVRGRSQ; from the exons ATGAAAG ATATGGAGCAAATCGGAGAACAACCTGTGTCTTTAGAGGGTTTCAAACCTCTTACAATTGTCATGGAAGTTATTGGAGCGATACTGATAATCTTTGTTGCTGTTTGGTGTAACAATTACAGAGGTGGTTTTGCTTGGAGATCTAATCCAGAGTTAGAATTTAATTGGCATCCTTTGTTAATGGTGATTGGATTTGTCTTCCTTTATGCAAATG GGATGTTAATATACAGAACTCAAAGAAACGCTCGAAAACGTCGCCTGAAGTTGATTCATGGCAGCataatgttatttataattgtattaGTAATAATTGCTCTAGTCGCTGTGTTTGATAGTCACAACTTAAGTAAAGAGCCAATTCCAAACATGTACAGTCTCCATAGCTGGGTCGGGCTTACTAGCGTAATTTTGTTCTGCTGCCAG TGGCTTGCTGGATTTTCGTCTTTTTTCTACCCTGGATTACAAGTTCCACTACGTGCATCCTATATGCCAATTCATGTATACTTTGGAATTGCAGGCTTTGTTGGTGTAATTGCTTCTTGTCTTTTAGGACTTAATGAAAAGGCCATTTTCACATTAAA gGGCGAATACTCAAAACTTGTAAGTGAAGCTATCGTGATTAATGTAATTGGACTCCTAATAATTCTCTTTGGCGGAGTGGCTGTTTATCTAGTATCACAAGAACGATACAAACGTTTTCCCAAACCTGAAGATGAAGCTCTAGTTAGAGGAAGAAGTCAGTAA
- the LOC143362981 gene encoding transmembrane ascorbate-dependent reductase CYB561 isoform X1 has protein sequence MPTDYPYDYQVCLDMEQIGEQPVSLEGFKPLTIVMEVIGAILIIFVAVWCNNYRGGFAWRSNPELEFNWHPLLMVIGFVFLYANGMLIYRTQRNARKRRLKLIHGSIMLFIIVLVIIALVAVFDSHNLSKEPIPNMYSLHSWVGLTSVILFCCQWLAGFSSFFYPGLQVPLRASYMPIHVYFGIAGFVGVIASCLLGLNEKAIFTLKGEYSKLVSEAIVINVIGLLIILFGGVAVYLVSQERYKRFPKPEDEALVRGRSQ, from the exons ATGCCAACAGACTATCCATATGATTATCAAGTATGTTTAG ATATGGAGCAAATCGGAGAACAACCTGTGTCTTTAGAGGGTTTCAAACCTCTTACAATTGTCATGGAAGTTATTGGAGCGATACTGATAATCTTTGTTGCTGTTTGGTGTAACAATTACAGAGGTGGTTTTGCTTGGAGATCTAATCCAGAGTTAGAATTTAATTGGCATCCTTTGTTAATGGTGATTGGATTTGTCTTCCTTTATGCAAATG GGATGTTAATATACAGAACTCAAAGAAACGCTCGAAAACGTCGCCTGAAGTTGATTCATGGCAGCataatgttatttataattgtattaGTAATAATTGCTCTAGTCGCTGTGTTTGATAGTCACAACTTAAGTAAAGAGCCAATTCCAAACATGTACAGTCTCCATAGCTGGGTCGGGCTTACTAGCGTAATTTTGTTCTGCTGCCAG TGGCTTGCTGGATTTTCGTCTTTTTTCTACCCTGGATTACAAGTTCCACTACGTGCATCCTATATGCCAATTCATGTATACTTTGGAATTGCAGGCTTTGTTGGTGTAATTGCTTCTTGTCTTTTAGGACTTAATGAAAAGGCCATTTTCACATTAAA gGGCGAATACTCAAAACTTGTAAGTGAAGCTATCGTGATTAATGTAATTGGACTCCTAATAATTCTCTTTGGCGGAGTGGCTGTTTATCTAGTATCACAAGAACGATACAAACGTTTTCCCAAACCTGAAGATGAAGCTCTAGTTAGAGGAAGAAGTCAGTAA
- the LOC143362965 gene encoding chitinase-3-like protein 2 isoform X1, whose translation MVNQIPVPQAKYELLTDVRQPRWKTQVLCLVLISLILGILFVTRAWIGILILSSEKVETLDTEALVEDAKIATWLRRAWMYAESTKKNQNADRNNTISTSQQFYTNSTRQIIVCYYTISDYLNTLWELRPSHIDPNLCTHIIVGFASVVNCSLDLGNDTSIYKDVVAYKKMQPELRVMISVGGSSELHLGFSEMVKNHTNRKRFIRSVLNVTKSFGFDGLDLDWEFPAWLGADDREKLHFTQLLEELRREFQRAKETLILSVAVAAPEAIVEQSYDVPEMAKYVDFINLMSYDYHFYVWYYPITGLNAPLLPCSTDSGYLSTLNVNFSAHYWFSKGMPKEKIIIGIPTFGHTYSLDNPLNHGLLAPTNGVGKLGTLGFVAYFEVCQFLQNGAKSVFDNESKVPYAYKDKEWISYDDVASVRDKAEWIRANNFGGAMIFSLNVDDWNCLCKMNESFPLTRTITEVLRHQED comes from the exons ATGGTTAACCAAATTCCTGTGCCTCAGGCCAAGTATGAATTGTTAACCGACGTCCGCCA ACCTCGTTGGAAGACACAAGTACTGTGCTTGGTGCTGATATCATTAATACTAGGAATCCTTTTTGTAACTCGCGCCTGGATTGGAATTCTCATTCTAAGTTCTGAAAAAGTTGAGACACTAGACACAGAAGCATTAGTTGAAGATGCCAAGATTGCTACGTGGCTACGTCGGGCTTGGATGTACGCCGAGTCGACGAAGAAGAACCAGAATGCGGACAGGAACAACACCATCAGTACGTCACAGCAGTTCTACACCAACTCCACAAG GCAGATCATTGTCTGTTATTACACCATATCGGACTACCTGAACACGCTCTGGGAGCTCCGTCCGTCGCACATTGACCCTAATCTTTGTACGCATATTATCGTGGGTTTTGCGAGCGTGGTGAACTGCAGCCTCGATCTGGGCAACGATACATCAATCTACAAAGACGTTGTCGCCTACAAGAAGATGCAACCTGAATTGAGGGTCATGATAAGTGTCGGCGGTAGTAGCGAGCTCCACTTGGGCTTTTCGGAAATGGTAAAGAATCACACTAATAGGAAAAG aTTTATAAGGTCTGTTTTAAATGTGACGAAGTCATTTGGTTTTGATGGCTTAGATTTAGATTGGGAATTTCCAGCATGGCTTGGAGCTGACGATCGTGAAAAGCTCCATTTCACGCAACTTTTAGAAGAATTACGAAGAGAATTTCAACGAGCCAAAGAAACGTTAATTCTTTCTGTTGCCGTGGCTGCTCCTGAAGCCATTGTTGAGCAAAGTTATGATGTTCCAGAGATGGCAAA GTACGTGGATTTTATAAACCTTATGTCCTACGATTACCATTTTTATGTTTGGTATTATCCAATCACCGGACTCAATGCACCGTTATTACCATGCTCTACAGACTCTGGGTATCTTTCTACGTTAAATGTTAATTTCTCAGCTCACTATTGGTTCTCGAAAGGCATgccaaaagaaaaaataataatcggCATACCTACTTTTGGTCACACTTATTCATTGGATAACCCGCTTAATCATGGCTTACTCGCTCCAACGAACGGCGTTGGAAAACTAGGTACCCTGGGTTTTGTTGCCTATTTTGAAGTTTGTCAGTTCCTTCAAAACGGTGCAAAGAGCGTTTTCGATAATGAAAGTAAAGTTCCATATGCTTATAAAGACAAAGAATGGATATCGTATGACGATGTCGCAAGTGTACGTGATAAG GCTGAATGGATTCGTGCAAACAACTTTGGAGGTGCAATGATTTTCTCTTTGAACGTTGATGACTGGAATTGCTTGTGTAAAATGAACGAGTCTTTTCCTTTAACTCGTACCATTACAGAGGTTCTCAGGCATCAGGAGGACTAA
- the LOC143362981 gene encoding transmembrane ascorbate-dependent reductase CYB561 isoform X3: MEQIGEQPVSLEGFKPLTIVMEVIGAILIIFVAVWCNNYRGGFAWRSNPELEFNWHPLLMVIGFVFLYANGMLIYRTQRNARKRRLKLIHGSIMLFIIVLVIIALVAVFDSHNLSKEPIPNMYSLHSWVGLTSVILFCCQWLAGFSSFFYPGLQVPLRASYMPIHVYFGIAGFVGVIASCLLGLNEKAIFTLKGEYSKLVSEAIVINVIGLLIILFGGVAVYLVSQERYKRFPKPEDEALVRGRSQ, encoded by the exons ATGGAGCAAATCGGAGAACAACCTGTGTCTTTAGAGGGTTTCAAACCTCTTACAATTGTCATGGAAGTTATTGGAGCGATACTGATAATCTTTGTTGCTGTTTGGTGTAACAATTACAGAGGTGGTTTTGCTTGGAGATCTAATCCAGAGTTAGAATTTAATTGGCATCCTTTGTTAATGGTGATTGGATTTGTCTTCCTTTATGCAAATG GGATGTTAATATACAGAACTCAAAGAAACGCTCGAAAACGTCGCCTGAAGTTGATTCATGGCAGCataatgttatttataattgtattaGTAATAATTGCTCTAGTCGCTGTGTTTGATAGTCACAACTTAAGTAAAGAGCCAATTCCAAACATGTACAGTCTCCATAGCTGGGTCGGGCTTACTAGCGTAATTTTGTTCTGCTGCCAG TGGCTTGCTGGATTTTCGTCTTTTTTCTACCCTGGATTACAAGTTCCACTACGTGCATCCTATATGCCAATTCATGTATACTTTGGAATTGCAGGCTTTGTTGGTGTAATTGCTTCTTGTCTTTTAGGACTTAATGAAAAGGCCATTTTCACATTAAA gGGCGAATACTCAAAACTTGTAAGTGAAGCTATCGTGATTAATGTAATTGGACTCCTAATAATTCTCTTTGGCGGAGTGGCTGTTTATCTAGTATCACAAGAACGATACAAACGTTTTCCCAAACCTGAAGATGAAGCTCTAGTTAGAGGAAGAAGTCAGTAA
- the LOC143362965 gene encoding acidic mammalian chitinase isoform X2, producing MVNQIPVPQAKYELLTDVRQPRWKTQVLCLVLISLILGILFVTRAWIGILILSSEKVETLDTEALVEDAKIATWLRRAWMYAESTKKNQNADRNNTISTSQQFYTNSTRQIIVCYYTISDYLNTLWELRPSHIDPNLCTHIIVGFASVVNCSLDLGNDTSIYKDVVAYKKMQPELRVMISVGGSSELHLGFSEMVKNHTNRKRFIRSVLNVTKSFGFDGLDLDWEFPAWLGADDREKLHFTQLLEELRREFQRAKETLILSVAVAAPEAIVEQSYDVPEMAKYVDFINLMSYDYHFYVWYYPITGLNAPLLPCSTDSGYLSTLNVNFSAHYWFSKGMPKEKIIIGIPTFGHTYSLDNPLNHGLLAPTNGVGKLG from the exons ATGGTTAACCAAATTCCTGTGCCTCAGGCCAAGTATGAATTGTTAACCGACGTCCGCCA ACCTCGTTGGAAGACACAAGTACTGTGCTTGGTGCTGATATCATTAATACTAGGAATCCTTTTTGTAACTCGCGCCTGGATTGGAATTCTCATTCTAAGTTCTGAAAAAGTTGAGACACTAGACACAGAAGCATTAGTTGAAGATGCCAAGATTGCTACGTGGCTACGTCGGGCTTGGATGTACGCCGAGTCGACGAAGAAGAACCAGAATGCGGACAGGAACAACACCATCAGTACGTCACAGCAGTTCTACACCAACTCCACAAG GCAGATCATTGTCTGTTATTACACCATATCGGACTACCTGAACACGCTCTGGGAGCTCCGTCCGTCGCACATTGACCCTAATCTTTGTACGCATATTATCGTGGGTTTTGCGAGCGTGGTGAACTGCAGCCTCGATCTGGGCAACGATACATCAATCTACAAAGACGTTGTCGCCTACAAGAAGATGCAACCTGAATTGAGGGTCATGATAAGTGTCGGCGGTAGTAGCGAGCTCCACTTGGGCTTTTCGGAAATGGTAAAGAATCACACTAATAGGAAAAG aTTTATAAGGTCTGTTTTAAATGTGACGAAGTCATTTGGTTTTGATGGCTTAGATTTAGATTGGGAATTTCCAGCATGGCTTGGAGCTGACGATCGTGAAAAGCTCCATTTCACGCAACTTTTAGAAGAATTACGAAGAGAATTTCAACGAGCCAAAGAAACGTTAATTCTTTCTGTTGCCGTGGCTGCTCCTGAAGCCATTGTTGAGCAAAGTTATGATGTTCCAGAGATGGCAAA GTACGTGGATTTTATAAACCTTATGTCCTACGATTACCATTTTTATGTTTGGTATTATCCAATCACCGGACTCAATGCACCGTTATTACCATGCTCTACAGACTCTGGGTATCTTTCTACGTTAAATGTTAATTTCTCAGCTCACTATTGGTTCTCGAAAGGCATgccaaaagaaaaaataataatcggCATACCTACTTTTGGTCACACTTATTCATTGGATAACCCGCTTAATCATGGCTTACTCGCTCCAACGAACGGCGTTGGAAAACTAG GCTGA
- the LOC143362971 gene encoding uncharacterized protein LOC143362971 produces MTENLYKCIKAKLKSEFYVMNDDWLSDCIEFYIQQHQNSSNQEILQFVKVQWQLSDLREINNEHGSLPRNISQQVSTILPENYILQVEQMYDIATSKYKQLQQIRNTHVSEVDPTEAEKLEKWEPPKKRMIQLKLTDGIQDVIGIEYSQISLLNEMLLPGYKVMVIGPVRCRRGVLLLEGTKLKKIGGEVDSLLIPNALENILARALKVEENPDPYGDNESKSNNDKQREEPVNELENTFFEEEFEINLDEVSKIEHLHKEDHQQQHTNALHTGTVKENSFINTNIEKGNNYNCTVQTENENFLFNAVEKESNYKCTEEKILQLDDDDCFLEMINEDQLVEPQQERNISAPFRALPKEDDDDIIVINDDDIVEEIKHESVKKCVAKQDYNSRSNSPWFFNKTSSSTNRSTSKSCDKPSEMSMPLTGSKRPIPMSPSDLLTKKKGKIDKKITEFIKKPSSPDPKICDFIYDINNDIITELTFKTIYGRVDDLGRLSKQNSVWSLDATLVDGTGKMEVAFSNKVLENLLGFSVQQFSLKKKLKKNPEIEHELRMGFRSAEQRVKTLHDLLELELDVNKKPKVIKITDVTQEQRYLIDKQLQSFLRKNNI; encoded by the exons ATGACCGagaatttatataaatgtataaaagctAAGTTAAAATCGGAATTCTATGTAATGAATGATGACTGGTTAAGTGACTGCATAGAATTCTACATACAGCAACACCAAAAT tcgAGTAACCAAGAGATTTTACAATTTGTGAAAGTACAATGGCAACTCAGTGACTTACGTGAAATTAATAATGAACATGGAAGTTTACCACGCAATATTTCACAGCAAGTATCTACTATATTGCCTGAAAATTATATTCTGCAG GTGGAACAAATGTATGATATTGCAACGTCCAAATATAAACAATTACAACAAATCAGAAATACTCATGTTTCAGAGGTAGATCCAACGGAAGcagagaaattagaaaaatgggAACCTCCAAAAAAAAGAATGATCCAATTAAAATTAACAGATGGAATACAAGATGTAATTGGAATCGaatacagtcaaatatctctATTAAAT GAAATGTTATTACCAGGGTACAAAGTTATGGTAATAGGACCAGTAAGATGCCGTAGAGGAGTTTTATTGTTAGAaggaacaaaattgaaaaaaataggTGGTGAAGTGGATAGTTTACTAATTCCTAATGCTTTAGAAAATATTCTAGCTCGAGCTTT AAAAGTTGAAGAAAATCCAGACCCTTATGGCGATAATGAGTCAAAATCGAATAACGATAAACAAAGAGAAGAACCTGTAAATGAACTGGAAAATACCTTCTTTGAAGAAGAATTTGAGATAAACTTGGATGAAGTTTCCAAAATTGAACACCTGCACAAGGAAGATCATCAACAACAACATACTAATGCATTACATACAGGAACCGTGAAAGAAAATTCTTTTATCAATACCAATATTGAAAAAGGAAACAACTATAATTGCACAGTACAAACAGAAAatgaaaactttctttttaatgCTGTTGAGAAGGAAAGTAATTATAAGTGTACAGAGGAAAAAATCTTACAATTAGATGACGACGATTGTTTCTTAGAAATg aTCAACGAAGATCAATTAGTTGAACCACAACAAGAACGAAACATTTCAGCTCCATTCAGAGCTCTACCAAAAGAAGACGATGACGACATAATTGTAATAAATGACGATGACATAGTTGAAGAGATAAAGCATGAAAGTGTGAAAAAGTGTGTAGCAAAACAAGATTACAATTCTCGTTCAAACTCACCATGGTTTTTCAATAAAACGAGCTCGTCGACAAATCGGTCTACTTCAAAATCGTGTGATAAACCGTCAGAAATGTCTATGCCCTTAACTGGATCAAAGAGACCa ATTCCAATGTCTCCATCAGATCTATTAACGAAGAAGAAAGGCAAAATTGACAAAAAAATTAccgaatttataaaaaaaccTAGTTCTCCAGATCCAAAAATTTGTGATTTTATTTATGATATAAACAATGACATTATAACAGAATTGACTTTTAAAACAATTTATGGGCGCGTAGATGACCTTGGGAGACTATCAAAACAAAACTCTGTGTGGAGTTTGGATGCTACTCTAGTGGATGGTACTGGAAAAATGGAAGTCGCTTTCTCGAATAAG GTTCTTGAAAATTTATTAGGATTCAGTGTACaacaattttcgttaaaaaagaaactaaaaaaaaatcctgaaatcgAACATGAACTAAGAATG GGTTTTCGTAGTGCAGAACAAAGAGTAAAAACCTTACATGACCTCCTAGAATTGGAGTTAGATGTCAATAAAAAACCAAAAGTGATCAAAATCACTGATGTAACTCAAGAACAAAGATATCTAATTGACAAACAATTACAATCCTTTCTacggaaaaataatatttaa